One genomic region from Neoarius graeffei isolate fNeoGra1 chromosome 4, fNeoGra1.pri, whole genome shotgun sequence encodes:
- the LOC132884829 gene encoding uncharacterized protein LOC132884829 gives MCGIQLDVHARRLGGAVKDLCYVCTHAQRLPSCLICTAKTLTTLAMATREVKKNFVWTDEEVELLLQATLDYKTAKTLNGIDWESCQTKYADIWNSFIEQYPAPKDGETRGDYPHTPTDITKPQIAAKLKSIRSKYRDAVDTQRRSGHGRVIYLFFDLCNNIWGGSPSISSLEFGLETAEINDDTLNDSSESSKSQACVTEESDSQQAQSVETPLQRRRGLLQAKLNSYRSERLQKKVRVDPVQTDLDIKRKIVDIMEKAERSNSERLDTIAEAHVRLNNSFDVLVRHLCQPRANCAAPFQYNTAPEHSHTTPSTAPANSYPAPPSMATAHSYTAPPSIATVHSYTAPPSTAPANSYTAPPSIATAHSYTAPPSMATAHSYTAPPSIATAHSYTAPPSTAPANS, from the exons atgtgtggaattcaattggatgtgcatgccaggcggctaggtggtgctgtgaaagacctctgctatgtctgcacgcatgcgcaacgtcttccgtcttgtctgatctgcaccgcgaaaactttgactactctggctatggctactcgtgaggtGAAGAAAAACTTCGTCTGGACAGACGAGGAGGTGGAACTCCTACTTCAAGCCACGTTGGActacaaaacagcaaaaacactAAACGGAATTGACTGGGAATCCTGTCAAACCAAATATGCAGATATATGGAACTCATTCATTGAACAGTACCCGGCTCCCAAAGACGGTGAGACGAGAGGTGATTACCCTCATACACCTACCGACATCACTAAACCCCAAATTGCTGCAAAGCTGAAATCAATACGGAGTAAATACAGGGATGCAGTCGATACACAACGACGGAGTGGCCATGGTCGGGTTATATATCTATTTTTTGACTTGTGTAACAACATATGGGGTGGTTCGCCATCCATCTCATCTCTAGAATTCGGATTGGAGACAGCTGAGATCAACGACGATACCTTGAATGACTCTAGTGAGTCAAGCAAGAGTCAAGCGTGTGTTACAGAAGAAAGTGACAGCCAACAGGCCCAGAGTGTCGAAACCCCCCTCCAAAGACGAAGAGGTCTACTGCAg GCTAAGTTAAATAGCTACAGAAGTGAAAGGCTCCAGAAAAAAGTTCGTGTGGATCCAGTCCAGACTGACCTCGACATAAAGAGGAAGATTGTAGATATTATGGAGAAGGCTGAGAGAAGCAACAGTGAGAGGCTGGACACAATTGCAGAGGCTCATGTCAGATTGAACAACAGTTTTGATGTTCTTGTGAGACACTTGTGTCAACCTCGTGCAAACTGTGCCGCCCCTTTCCAGTACAACACAGCGCCAGAACATTCACACACAACCCCATCCACAGCCCCAGCAAATTCATACCCAGCACCACCATCCATGGCCACAGCACATTCATACACAGCACCACCATCCATTGCCACAGTACATTCATACACAGCACCACCATCCACAGCCCCAGCAAATTCATACACAGCACCACCATCCATCGCCACAGCACATTCATACACAGCACCACCATCCATGGCCACAGCACATTCATACACAGCACCACCATCCATCGCCACAGCACATTCATACACAGCACCACCATCCACAGCCCCAGCAAATTCATAG